The Saccharothrix variisporea genome has a segment encoding these proteins:
- a CDS encoding SIR2 family NAD-dependent protein deacylase, translated as MDARDAMAAARRITVLTGAGVSTGSGIPDFRGPSGLWTELGREFTLESYLNDSSVRRAAWRFRAEHPMWTAEPNAAHRALVDLEQAGRLRTLLTQNVDGLHQRAGSSGVVELHGSMLGTLCVDCGTPGSMADALARVRAGEEDPDCTTCGGVLKSTAVVFGEPLDPDVLRVSRVAALDCDLMLVAGTSLLVEPAAGLVGLAARAGAHVVICNDEPTPYDRMATALVRGRVEEVLPSLVAVPVVDSGPVRTWGDPSTW; from the coding sequence ATGGACGCACGGGACGCGATGGCCGCGGCGCGGCGGATCACCGTGCTCACCGGGGCCGGGGTGTCGACCGGGTCGGGCATCCCCGACTTCCGCGGACCGTCCGGGCTGTGGACCGAGCTGGGCCGCGAGTTCACCCTGGAGAGCTACCTGAACGACTCGTCCGTGCGGCGGGCGGCGTGGCGGTTCCGAGCCGAGCACCCGATGTGGACGGCCGAGCCCAACGCGGCCCACCGGGCGCTGGTGGACCTGGAGCAGGCCGGGCGGCTGCGGACCCTGCTCACCCAGAACGTCGACGGGCTGCACCAGCGGGCCGGGTCGTCCGGGGTGGTCGAGCTGCACGGGTCGATGCTGGGGACCCTGTGCGTGGACTGCGGCACGCCGGGCTCGATGGCGGACGCGCTGGCGCGCGTGCGGGCGGGGGAGGAGGACCCGGACTGCACCACGTGCGGCGGGGTCCTCAAGTCCACGGCCGTGGTGTTCGGCGAGCCGCTGGACCCCGACGTGCTGCGGGTGTCCCGGGTGGCGGCGCTGGACTGCGACCTGATGCTGGTGGCCGGCACTTCTCTCCTGGTCGAACCCGCCGCCGGGCTGGTGGGGTTGGCTGCCCGGGCCGGCGCTCATGTCGTGATCTGCAACGACGAGCCGACGCCCTACGACCGGATGGCGACAGCTCTGGTGCGCGGGCGGGTCGAGGAGGTGCTGCCTTCGCTCGTGGCGGTGCCCGTCGTGGACTCCGGTCCGGTCCGGACGTGGGGCGACCCGAGCACGTGGTGA
- a CDS encoding aconitate hydratase, translated as MTAPASKDSFGARGTLTVGDASYEVFRLSAVEGAERLPYSLKILLENLLRTEDGANITADHVRALGSWDPSAEPDTEIQFTPARVVMQDFTGVPCVVDLATMREAVTQLGGDPSKVNPLAPAELVIDHSVIADIFGRPDAFELNVDLEYDRNKERYQFLRWGQTAFDEFKVVPPGTGIVHQVNIEHLARVVMVRGGQAYPDTLVGTDSHTTMVNGIGVLGWGVGGIEAEAAMLGQPVSMLIPRVVGFKLHGELPAGATATDLVLTITEMLRKHGVVGKFVEFYGSGVGAVPLANRATIGNMSPEFGSTCAIFPIDGETIDYLKLTGRSAEQLALVEAYAKEQGLWHDPAHEPVYSETLELDLSTVVPSIAGPKRPQDRIELSNAKEAFRQALGAYVAHDESAPKSTVDEAVDETFPASDPISVSNGDAGGAPRVFHSAAEGAQGRPSNPVKVTVDGAEFELDHGAVAIAAITSCTNTSNPSVMIGAALLAKKAVEKGLERKPWVKTTLAPGSKVVMDYYERAGLLPYLEKLGFHLVGYGCTTCIGNSGPLQDEISAGINQGDLAAVSVLSGNRNFEGRINPDIKMNYLASPPLVVAYALAGSMDKDITTEPLGTDPQGNPVYLSDIWPSPQEISEVVASAISPEGFTKGYADVFAGDQRWQSLPTPTGKTFEWDAESTYVRKPPYFEGMEMEPKPVTEIAGARVLALLGDSVTTDHISPAGAIKADSPAGKYLTEHGVDRKDFNSYGSRRGNHEVMIRGTFANIRLRNLLLDDVQGGFTRNFLEEGAPQTTIYDASVAYAEAGVPLVVLAGKEYGSGSSRDWAAKGTSLLGVRAVIAESFERIHRSNLIGMGVLPLQFPAGETAASLGLDGTETFDFTGITALNNGETPRTVKVVATKADGTKVEFDAVVRIDTPGEADYYRNGGIMQYVLRKMVRS; from the coding sequence GTGACTGCACCAGCGAGCAAGGACAGCTTCGGCGCCCGCGGCACGCTCACCGTGGGGGACGCCTCGTACGAGGTGTTCCGGCTGAGCGCGGTCGAGGGCGCCGAGCGTCTGCCGTACAGCTTGAAGATCCTGCTGGAGAACCTGCTGCGCACCGAGGACGGCGCGAACATCACCGCCGACCACGTGCGGGCCCTGGGCTCCTGGGACCCGTCCGCCGAGCCGGACACGGAGATCCAGTTCACCCCCGCCCGCGTGGTGATGCAGGACTTCACCGGCGTGCCCTGCGTGGTGGACCTCGCCACCATGCGCGAGGCCGTCACCCAGCTCGGCGGCGACCCGTCCAAGGTCAACCCGCTCGCGCCCGCCGAGCTGGTCATCGACCACTCGGTCATCGCCGACATCTTCGGCCGCCCGGACGCCTTCGAGCTCAACGTCGACCTGGAGTACGACCGCAACAAGGAGCGCTACCAGTTCCTGCGGTGGGGCCAGACCGCGTTCGACGAGTTCAAGGTCGTCCCGCCCGGCACCGGCATCGTGCACCAGGTCAACATCGAGCACCTGGCGCGCGTGGTCATGGTCCGCGGCGGCCAGGCCTACCCGGACACGCTGGTCGGCACCGACTCGCACACCACGATGGTCAACGGCATCGGCGTGCTGGGCTGGGGCGTCGGCGGCATCGAGGCCGAGGCCGCCATGCTGGGCCAGCCGGTGTCGATGCTGATCCCGCGCGTGGTCGGCTTCAAGCTGCACGGCGAGCTGCCCGCCGGCGCGACCGCGACCGACCTGGTGCTCACGATCACCGAGATGCTGCGCAAGCACGGCGTGGTCGGCAAGTTCGTCGAGTTCTACGGCTCGGGCGTGGGCGCGGTGCCGCTGGCCAACCGCGCCACCATCGGCAACATGAGCCCCGAGTTCGGCTCGACCTGCGCGATCTTCCCGATCGACGGCGAGACCATCGACTACCTGAAGCTGACCGGCCGCTCGGCCGAGCAGCTGGCGCTGGTCGAGGCCTACGCCAAGGAGCAGGGCCTGTGGCACGACCCGGCGCACGAGCCGGTGTACTCCGAGACGCTGGAGCTGGACCTGTCGACGGTCGTCCCGTCGATCGCCGGCCCCAAGCGCCCGCAGGACCGCATCGAGCTGTCCAACGCCAAGGAGGCGTTCCGGCAGGCGCTGGGCGCGTACGTGGCGCACGACGAGTCCGCGCCGAAGTCCACTGTGGACGAGGCCGTGGACGAGACGTTCCCGGCCAGCGACCCGATCTCGGTGTCCAACGGCGACGCCGGCGGCGCGCCGCGGGTGTTCCACTCCGCCGCCGAGGGCGCGCAGGGCCGTCCGTCCAACCCGGTCAAGGTCACCGTGGACGGCGCCGAGTTCGAGCTGGACCACGGCGCGGTCGCGATCGCCGCGATCACCTCGTGCACCAACACGTCCAACCCGTCGGTGATGATCGGCGCGGCGCTGCTGGCGAAGAAGGCCGTGGAGAAGGGCCTGGAGCGCAAGCCGTGGGTCAAGACGACCCTCGCGCCGGGCTCGAAGGTCGTCATGGACTACTACGAGCGCGCCGGCCTGCTGCCCTACCTGGAGAAGCTGGGCTTCCACCTGGTCGGCTACGGCTGCACCACGTGCATCGGCAACTCCGGTCCGCTCCAGGACGAGATCTCGGCCGGTATCAACCAGGGTGACCTGGCCGCCGTGTCCGTGCTGTCGGGCAACCGGAACTTCGAGGGCCGGATCAACCCGGACATCAAGATGAACTACCTCGCGTCCCCGCCGCTGGTGGTGGCGTACGCGCTGGCCGGTTCGATGGACAAGGACATCACCACCGAGCCGCTGGGCACCGACCCGCAGGGCAACCCGGTGTACCTGTCCGACATCTGGCCGTCGCCGCAGGAGATCTCCGAGGTCGTCGCGTCGGCGATCTCGCCGGAGGGCTTCACCAAGGGCTACGCGGACGTGTTCGCGGGCGACCAGCGCTGGCAGTCGCTGCCCACGCCGACCGGCAAGACCTTCGAGTGGGACGCCGAGTCCACCTACGTGCGCAAGCCCCCGTACTTCGAGGGCATGGAGATGGAGCCCAAGCCGGTCACCGAGATCGCGGGCGCGCGCGTGCTGGCGCTGCTGGGCGACTCGGTCACCACGGACCACATCTCCCCGGCCGGTGCGATCAAGGCCGACTCGCCGGCGGGCAAGTACCTCACCGAGCACGGCGTGGACCGCAAGGACTTCAACTCGTACGGCTCCCGCCGCGGCAACCACGAGGTGATGATCCGCGGCACCTTCGCCAACATCCGGTTGCGCAACCTGCTGCTGGACGATGTCCAGGGCGGCTTCACCCGCAACTTCCTGGAGGAGGGCGCGCCGCAGACCACCATCTACGACGCGTCCGTGGCCTACGCCGAGGCCGGCGTCCCGCTGGTGGTGCTGGCGGGCAAGGAGTACGGCTCGGGTTCGTCGCGCGACTGGGCTGCCAAGGGCACCTCGCTGCTGGGCGTGCGGGCCGTGATCGCCGAGTCCTTCGAGCGCATCCACCGGTCGAACCTGATCGGCATGGGCGTGCTGCCGCTGCAGTTCCCGGCGGGCGAGACCGCGGCGTCGCTGGGCCTGGACGGCACGGAGACCTTCGACTTCACCGGCATCACCGCGCTGAACAACGGTGAGACCCCGCGCACGGTCAAGGTCGTGGCCACCAAGGCGGACGGCACGAAGGTCGAGTTCGACGCGGTCGTCCGCATCGACACGCCCGGCGAGGCCGACTACTACCGCAACGGCGGCATCATGCAGTACGTGCTGCGCAAGATGGTCCGCAGCTAA
- a CDS encoding ABC transporter ATP-binding protein — MVRLDRIGKRYGRGPWVLRDVTLSVEPGEAVVVTGGNGSGKSTLLRIAAGLSKPTSGSVSRPRSVGWMPERFPPGVRLSARDYLRHLAAVRGVPVRWDLVEALGFVGDPDAPMATLSKGNTQKIALVQALMARDLLVLDEPWSGLDVAAAATLRAFLTSSEAAVLVTDHHGHDLPGARVLPLGASSGGVVIELARVGSLLPQVSALEGVLSAAAVGSGARVEVAAAHSDEVLASVLRLGCSVRSVRS, encoded by the coding sequence GTGGTCCGTCTTGATCGAATCGGCAAGCGCTACGGGCGGGGTCCGTGGGTGCTGCGGGACGTGACGCTGTCCGTCGAGCCCGGCGAGGCGGTGGTCGTCACCGGGGGCAACGGCTCCGGCAAGTCCACCCTGCTGCGCATCGCGGCGGGACTGAGCAAGCCCACCTCGGGCTCGGTGTCCAGGCCGCGCTCGGTGGGGTGGATGCCCGAGCGGTTCCCGCCCGGCGTGCGCCTCTCGGCCCGTGACTACCTGCGGCACCTGGCGGCGGTGCGGGGCGTGCCGGTGCGGTGGGACCTGGTCGAGGCGCTGGGGTTCGTGGGGGACCCGGACGCGCCCATGGCGACCCTGTCGAAGGGCAACACCCAGAAGATCGCGCTGGTCCAGGCCCTGATGGCCCGGGACTTGCTCGTGCTGGACGAGCCGTGGTCGGGCTTGGACGTCGCTGCCGCTGCCACTCTGCGTGCTTTTTTGACCTCTTCGGAGGCCGCCGTCCTGGTCACCGACCACCACGGCCACGACCTGCCGGGCGCGCGCGTGCTGCCGCTGGGTGCTTCGTCGGGCGGTGTGGTGATCGAACTGGCGCGGGTCGGGTCGTTGTTGCCGCAGGTCAGCGCGTTGGAGGGCGTGCTGTCGGCGGCCGCGGTCGGTTCGGGGGCGCGAGTGGAGGTCGCGGCTGCCCACAGCGACGAGGTGCTGGCGTCGGTGCTGCGGCTGGGGTGCTCGGTGCGGAGCGTGCGGTCGTGA
- a CDS encoding DUF4365 domain-containing protein, whose translation MSRVDPKRIVEDRAVNRVTSLLQDQGHIVHKIDGHNDFGEDLYISFVEDHHTTGDTIAVQVKGGSSYRSAGGYRVRVGQHGRSWLDTNVPVVCVVYDPDTDALYWANASEQLHRAQSGKNEPRSISISRDDVLDADSAHSFARRMREYIAQRGEIRHALGKLSGRVFDTTDYVAYFMNEYGEHLVYRQRRGESTATLLHSDWGWNPIEITPDTLTMGERLSKLGLTTASQLAEQLSDPTFKELARTLGDMDLSAVMDQMPVVGGNLIVNQPELAWLRACGSASEWWRSAPA comes from the coding sequence ATGAGCAGAGTAGACCCGAAAAGGATCGTGGAAGACAGAGCAGTCAACCGCGTGACCTCGTTGCTGCAGGACCAGGGCCACATCGTTCACAAGATCGATGGCCACAACGACTTCGGCGAAGACCTGTACATCAGCTTTGTCGAAGACCACCACACCACTGGTGACACGATCGCGGTGCAGGTGAAAGGTGGATCTTCTTATCGCAGCGCCGGTGGCTATCGCGTGCGGGTCGGACAACACGGACGTTCTTGGCTCGACACGAACGTGCCCGTCGTGTGCGTGGTCTACGACCCCGACACAGATGCACTGTACTGGGCCAACGCCTCCGAACAGCTCCACCGCGCCCAGAGTGGCAAGAATGAACCCCGCTCGATCTCGATTTCACGGGACGACGTGCTGGACGCGGATTCGGCACATTCATTCGCCCGAAGGATGCGCGAGTACATCGCCCAGCGAGGCGAAATCCGGCACGCTCTCGGCAAACTCAGCGGGCGCGTCTTCGACACCACCGACTACGTCGCGTATTTCATGAACGAGTACGGCGAACACCTGGTGTACCGACAGCGTCGTGGCGAGAGCACCGCCACCCTCCTGCACAGCGACTGGGGCTGGAATCCCATCGAGATCACGCCCGACACCTTGACCATGGGTGAGCGACTGAGCAAGCTGGGTCTGACGACCGCCAGTCAACTGGCCGAGCAACTGAGCGACCCGACGTTCAAGGAGCTGGCCAGAACGCTCGGAGACATGGATCTTTCCGCCGTGATGGACCAGATGCCTGTCGTCGGTGGCAATCTCATCGTGAATCAACCAGAACTGGCGTGGCTGCGCGCGTGTGGCAGCGCTAGCGAATGGTGGCGATCGGCACCCGCATAG
- a CDS encoding flagellar basal body protein FliL: MSYPGGGGGEWPPQNNPYGQPQPGFGQQGGYPQQQPQPGYGQQQPGGYPQTGPQPQQGFPQTGPQGFPQQGYGQQPGYGQEQGFGQPGYGQQPGFGGPQQPYGQQPYGFAGGEPPKKKRTGLIITAIVAVIALAAGTFFTVQALRSSDVAAGSENPTTAANNLLSALGSGDVLGIMNGLAPAEAKLSKDYTEATVDEAKRLEILKKEADPQKISGVEIKSEGIKFDDAAAEKVNDRLTINKVVEGKITVTSDVKKIPLTDKLVEALGAKLDQEPETETLDFAKEKEKRKGKPIGIATIKVGDDWYPSLFYTIANAYLEDEDLKWPAQGIKPAGADTPEAAAKQIVEKSLAGDLEGVIALLPPDEMGVIQDIGPVLLDEAGNVGDSGAKLVELQTDSKDVTGGKQLTIKKLVLEVKGKKAEISRDGDCYTAKAADGKTQKICADEIAQLVEQQGGRDVPPAAVDVISRVGAQVLKDGLGVVATEVDGKWYVSPIRTYSEIVLTLMRGLQPKDIDELLKLVK; this comes from the coding sequence GTGAGCTACCCAGGTGGCGGCGGAGGCGAATGGCCACCGCAGAACAACCCCTACGGCCAGCCCCAGCCCGGCTTCGGCCAGCAGGGCGGCTACCCGCAGCAGCAGCCGCAGCCCGGTTACGGGCAGCAGCAGCCGGGCGGGTACCCGCAGACCGGTCCGCAGCCCCAGCAGGGCTTCCCGCAGACCGGCCCGCAGGGCTTCCCCCAGCAGGGTTACGGCCAGCAGCCGGGGTACGGCCAGGAGCAGGGGTTCGGCCAGCCGGGGTACGGACAGCAGCCCGGGTTCGGCGGTCCCCAGCAGCCGTACGGGCAGCAGCCCTACGGCTTCGCGGGCGGTGAGCCGCCGAAGAAGAAGCGCACCGGCCTGATCATCACGGCGATCGTGGCCGTGATCGCGCTGGCCGCGGGCACCTTCTTCACGGTGCAGGCGCTGCGCAGCTCGGACGTGGCCGCGGGCTCGGAAAACCCGACCACGGCGGCGAACAACCTGCTCAGCGCGCTGGGCAGCGGTGACGTCCTGGGCATCATGAACGGCCTCGCGCCGGCCGAGGCGAAGCTGAGCAAGGACTACACCGAGGCCACGGTCGACGAGGCCAAGCGGCTGGAGATCCTGAAGAAGGAAGCCGACCCGCAGAAGATCAGCGGTGTCGAGATCAAGAGCGAGGGCATCAAGTTCGACGACGCCGCCGCCGAGAAGGTCAACGACCGCCTGACCATCAACAAGGTGGTCGAGGGCAAGATCACGGTGACGTCGGACGTCAAGAAGATCCCGCTGACCGACAAGCTGGTCGAGGCGCTGGGCGCGAAGCTGGACCAGGAGCCCGAGACCGAGACGCTCGACTTCGCCAAGGAGAAGGAGAAGCGCAAGGGCAAGCCGATCGGCATCGCGACGATCAAGGTCGGCGACGACTGGTACCCGTCGCTGTTCTACACGATCGCCAACGCCTACCTCGAGGACGAGGACCTGAAGTGGCCGGCGCAGGGCATCAAGCCGGCCGGCGCGGACACCCCCGAGGCCGCGGCCAAGCAGATCGTGGAGAAGAGCCTGGCCGGTGACCTGGAGGGCGTCATCGCCCTGCTGCCGCCGGACGAGATGGGCGTCATCCAGGACATCGGCCCGGTGCTGCTGGACGAGGCCGGCAACGTGGGCGACAGCGGCGCCAAGCTGGTGGAGCTCCAGACGGACTCGAAGGACGTCACCGGCGGCAAGCAGCTGACCATCAAGAAGCTGGTGCTCGAGGTCAAGGGCAAGAAGGCCGAGATCAGCCGCGACGGCGACTGCTACACCGCGAAGGCGGCGGACGGCAAGACGCAGAAGATCTGCGCCGACGAGATCGCGCAGCTGGTGGAGCAACAGGGCGGCCGCGACGTGCCGCCGGCGGCCGTGGACGTGATCTCCCGCGTCGGCGCGCAGGTGCTCAAGGACGGCCTGGGCGTGGTGGCGACCGAGGTGGACGGCAAGTGGTACGTCAGCCCGATCCGGACGTACAGCGAGATCGTGCTGACGCTGATGCGCGGCTTGCAGCCGAAGGACATCGACGAGCTGCTCAAGCTGGTCAAGTAG
- a CDS encoding MMPL family transporter: MYELGRFAVRRRRWVLAVAVVVTVVAAAVGSGALSALSLSRYEVPGTDSLRAADVLEREFGTGNPNITLLVSARGSVDDPAVAAEGRRLTDELRKSTAEATSYWDDRSPALRSEDGAQALVLGRVPGSATEARAAIAELSQRFTVRNDVVSVGVGGQDEVFRQVGAQAARDFLRAELIVVPAVLLLLVLLYRRVSMALTTIGIGLFAMVATLAGLRGLTYFTEVSTFAANVTLVMGLALGVDYCLFVIARYREELAGGADVATAVERAVGTAGRTVLFSGLTVAASLAMLLLFPFPFLRSFAYAGVLVVALSVVGALTILPAVLASLKPHPARERTNGFWARTADAVMKRPLWTGGVALVGLLLVAAPVLGLRFGLPDDRILPADASSRVVQDQIRSGFGQEQTDAIRVVGAGVHDAADFARRLDDVPGIVQVDHRTTDYGTLWTAIPSQEALAGDVPGLVRQVRELEPDHLVGGYPAELADFRDALTDRLPLVVALILGVTFVLLFLMTGSILLPLKATALNLLSLAVMFGVVVWGFQDGNLAHVLGFTAIGTVEPSIPILMFCIAYGLSMDYEVFMVSRISEEYHRTGDERTAVTTGLQRSAPLITAAAAILSLSFAAYATGSVVILQMLGVGMAVAVLVDATVVRAVLVPSLMRWRAARTGGHRRSCAGCTRGSGCRRAR; the protein is encoded by the coding sequence GTGTACGAGCTGGGGCGATTCGCCGTGCGCCGAAGGCGGTGGGTGCTTGCCGTCGCCGTCGTCGTGACCGTGGTGGCGGCGGCGGTCGGGAGTGGTGCGCTGTCGGCCCTATCGCTGTCCCGGTACGAGGTTCCGGGGACGGACTCGCTGCGGGCCGCCGACGTGCTCGAGCGGGAGTTCGGGACCGGCAACCCGAACATCACGCTGCTGGTCAGCGCACGGGGCTCGGTGGACGACCCCGCCGTGGCGGCCGAAGGGCGGCGGCTGACGGACGAGTTGCGGAAGAGCACCGCCGAGGCCACCTCCTACTGGGACGACCGCAGCCCGGCGCTGCGGTCCGAGGACGGCGCGCAAGCCCTGGTGCTGGGACGCGTGCCGGGGTCGGCGACCGAAGCACGGGCCGCCATCGCCGAGTTGTCGCAGCGGTTCACGGTCCGGAACGACGTGGTGTCGGTCGGGGTCGGCGGGCAGGACGAGGTGTTCCGGCAGGTCGGCGCGCAGGCCGCGCGGGACTTCCTGCGTGCGGAACTGATCGTCGTGCCGGCGGTGTTGTTGCTGCTGGTGCTGCTGTACCGGCGGGTCTCGATGGCGTTGACGACGATCGGCATCGGGCTGTTCGCGATGGTCGCGACCCTGGCGGGCCTGCGGGGGCTCACGTACTTCACCGAGGTCTCGACGTTCGCGGCCAACGTCACGCTGGTCATGGGGCTGGCGCTGGGCGTGGACTACTGCCTGTTCGTCATCGCCCGGTACCGGGAGGAGTTGGCCGGCGGCGCGGACGTGGCCACGGCGGTGGAGCGGGCGGTCGGGACGGCCGGGCGGACGGTGCTGTTCAGCGGGCTGACGGTGGCCGCGTCGCTGGCGATGCTGCTGCTGTTCCCCTTCCCGTTCCTGCGCTCGTTCGCCTACGCGGGTGTGCTGGTGGTCGCGCTGTCCGTGGTGGGGGCGTTGACGATCCTGCCCGCCGTCTTGGCGTCGCTGAAGCCGCACCCGGCGAGGGAGCGGACCAACGGGTTCTGGGCACGCACCGCCGACGCGGTGATGAAGCGTCCACTGTGGACGGGCGGAGTCGCCCTCGTCGGGCTGCTGCTGGTGGCGGCGCCGGTGCTGGGGCTGCGGTTCGGGTTGCCCGACGACCGCATCCTGCCGGCGGACGCGTCCAGCCGGGTCGTGCAGGACCAGATCCGCTCGGGGTTCGGGCAGGAGCAGACGGACGCGATCCGGGTGGTCGGGGCCGGCGTGCACGACGCCGCGGACTTCGCGCGCCGGCTGGACGACGTGCCCGGCATCGTCCAGGTCGACCACCGCACCACCGACTACGGCACGCTCTGGACCGCGATCCCGAGCCAGGAGGCCCTGGCCGGTGACGTGCCGGGGCTCGTGCGGCAAGTGCGCGAACTGGAGCCGGACCACCTGGTCGGCGGCTACCCCGCCGAACTGGCCGACTTCCGCGACGCGCTCACCGACCGCCTGCCGCTGGTCGTGGCGCTGATCCTGGGTGTCACGTTCGTGCTGCTGTTCCTGATGACCGGCAGCATCCTGTTGCCGCTCAAGGCGACCGCCCTCAACCTGCTCAGCCTCGCGGTGATGTTCGGCGTGGTGGTGTGGGGGTTCCAGGACGGCAACCTGGCGCACGTGCTGGGCTTCACCGCCATCGGGACCGTCGAGCCGAGCATCCCGATCCTGATGTTCTGCATCGCCTACGGGCTGTCCATGGACTACGAGGTGTTCATGGTCTCGCGGATCTCCGAGGAGTACCACCGCACCGGCGACGAGCGGACCGCCGTCACCACGGGCCTGCAACGCTCCGCGCCGCTGATCACCGCCGCCGCCGCGATCCTGTCCCTGTCGTTCGCCGCGTACGCCACGGGCAGTGTCGTGATCCTGCAGATGCTCGGGGTGGGCATGGCGGTCGCGGTGCTGGTGGACGCGACGGTCGTGCGGGCGGTGCTGGTGCCGTCGTTGATGCGGTGGCGGGCCGCGCGAACTGGTGGGCACCGCCGTTCCTGCGCCGGGTGCACGCGCGGTTCGGGCTGTCGGAGGGCTCGCTAG
- a CDS encoding TetR/AcrR family transcriptional regulator, translating to MTVRRQARGERRMAELQDAAAAVFAEVGYEAATTNAIAARAGVSPGTLYQFYGNKEAIAQALADRYLEALREAHASLTPEHADLPLDELIDRMADPMVAVNVANPGFKALFGRPDMPEKLVIPTRNVHAAVFGRLDAVFAARCPDLDPVQRGRTVMVTMQLFGGLIPMIVAAAPEERPALVVELKKVLRGYLAPVLGEGSS from the coding sequence GTGACGGTGCGCAGGCAGGCACGGGGCGAGCGGCGGATGGCCGAGCTGCAGGACGCGGCGGCGGCGGTGTTCGCGGAGGTCGGCTACGAGGCGGCGACCACCAACGCGATCGCCGCGCGGGCGGGCGTCTCGCCGGGCACGCTGTACCAGTTCTACGGCAACAAGGAGGCCATCGCGCAGGCCTTGGCGGACCGGTACCTGGAGGCGTTGCGGGAGGCCCACGCCTCACTCACGCCGGAGCACGCCGACCTGCCGCTGGACGAGCTGATCGACCGCATGGCCGACCCGATGGTGGCGGTGAACGTGGCGAACCCGGGCTTCAAGGCGCTGTTCGGCCGCCCCGACATGCCGGAGAAGCTGGTCATCCCCACCCGGAACGTCCACGCAGCCGTCTTCGGCCGCCTGGACGCGGTGTTCGCCGCCCGCTGTCCTGATCTGGACCCGGTGCAGCGGGGTCGAACGGTGATGGTGACCATGCAGCTCTTCGGCGGCCTGATCCCGATGATCGTGGCCGCGGCACCCGAGGAACGGCCGGCGTTGGTGGTCGAGCTGAAGAAGGTCCTGCGCGGCTACCTGGCACCAGTGTTGGGAGAGGGCTCCTCATGA